From the genome of Miscanthus floridulus cultivar M001 chromosome 10, ASM1932011v1, whole genome shotgun sequence, one region includes:
- the LOC136486482 gene encoding coatomer subunit beta-1-like translates to MEKPCTFLVHFDKGSPSMANEIKAELESGDGPAKADAMRRAISLLLNGEPLPHLFITVVRYVQSCDDHAVQKLLLLYLETVDKRDAATGKALPEMILICQNLRNSLQSPNEYIRGVTLRFLCRLTESELLEPLVPSVLANLEHRHQFVRRHALSAVSAIYSLQHGDQLIPDAPELVERALASEQDPAARRNAFLMLLAAGQDRAVAYLFSNADRVAEWPDLLQMAAVDLIRKVCRSKGRADKGRYITVIISLLSASSAAVVYECAGALVSLSSAPTAVRAAANTYCQLLSSQSDNNVKLIILDRLHELRSSHREVMVDMVMDELRALASPNVDVRRKVLDLVLDLLTPRNVEEVVLYLKKEVVKTQATEVEKGGEYRQMLVQAIHNCAKKYPEVAALVVHLLMDFLGDPNVAAALDVVLFMREIIETNPKLRVSMIQRLIDIFYQIRASRVCSCALWILGEYSLSLSEVESAISTIKQCLGDLPFYTVSEGGETTDSSKPSQPAVNSVTVSSRRPAVLADGTYATQSAATETAIWAPASALGSLASSQNLRSLILSGDFFLAAVVACNLTKLVLRLEEIQPAKVEVNKASTEALLIMVSILQLGQSSYLPHPIDNDSYDRIVLCVRLLCNTGDDVRKVWLQSCRQSFVNMLAEKQCRETEEMKAKAQITYAQPDDLIDFYHLKSRKGMSQLELEDAVQDDLKAATGQFTKDADDTNKLNRILQLTGFSDPVYAEAFVTVHHYDIVLDVTVINRTKETLQNLCLELATMGDLKLVDRPQNYTLAPESSKQIRANIKVSSTETGVIFGNIVYETSNVMERSVVVLNDIHIDIMDYISPATCADVAFRNMWAEFEWENKVAVNTVIQDEKEFLNHIIKSTNMKCLTPPSALDGECGFLAANLYAKSVFGEDALVNISVEKQADGKLSGYIRIRSKTQGIALSLGDKITFKQKGGNS, encoded by the exons ATGGAGAAGCCGTGCACATTCCTAGTGCACTTCGATAAGGGCTCGCCGTCAATGGCGAACGAGATCAAGGCGGAGCTCGAGTCCGGCGACGGGCCCGCCAAGGCCGACGCGATGCGGCGCGCCATCTCGCTGCTCCTCAACGGCGAGCCCCTCCCGCACCTCTTCATCACCGTCGTCCGCTACGTGCAGTCCTGCGACGACCACGCCGTCCagaagctgctcctcctctacctCGAGACCGTCGACAAGCGCGACGCCGCCACCGGGAAGGCCCTCCCGGAGATGATCCTCATCTGCCAGAACCTCCGCAACAGCCTGCAGAGCCCCAACGAGTACATCCGCGGCGTCACGCTGCGGTTCCTCTGCCGCCTCACCGAGTCCGAGCTGCTGGAGCCGCTCGTCCCCTCCGTCCTCGCCAACCTCGAGCACCGCCACCAGTTCGTGCGCCGCCACGCGCTCTCCGCGGTCTCCGCCATCTACAGCCTCCAGCACGGGGACCAGCTCATCCCGGACGCGCCGGAGCTCGTCGAGCGCGCGCTCGCCTCCGAGCAGGACCCCGCCGCGCGCAGGAACGCCTTCCTCATGCTCCTCGCGGCGGGGCAGGACCGCGCCGTCGCCTACCTTTTCAGCAACGCCGACCGCGTCGCGGAGTGGCCCGATCTGCTGCAGATGGCCGCCGTCGACCTCATCCGCAAGGTCTGCCGCTCCAAGGGCCGTGCCGACAAGGGCAGGTATATCACGGTCATCATCTCCCTCCTCTCAGCGTCCAGCGCGGCTGTCGTGTACGAGTGCGCGGGGGCGCTCGTGTCCCTCTCATCTGCGCCCACGGCTGTGCGGGCCGCCGCCAATACATACTGCCAGCTGCTATCCTCGCAGAGCGACAACAATGTGAAGCTCATCATCCTGGACCGCCTGCACGAGCTGCGCTCCTCTCACAGGGAGGTGATGGTGGATATGGTCATGGATGAGCTGCGTGCGCTGGCTAGCCCCAATGTGGATGTTAGGAGGAAGGTGCTGGATTTGGTCCTGGATCTGCTCACCCCCAGAAATGTTGAGGAGGTGGTGCTctacctcaagaaggaggtggttAAGACACAGGCCACTGAGGTGGAGAAGGGTGGTGAATACCGCCAGATGCTAGTGCAGGCCATCCATAACTGTGCCAAGAAGTACCCGGAGGTGGCTGCATTGGTTGTACACCTTCTCATGGACTTCCTTGGGGATCCTAATGTTGCTGCAGCACTTGATGTCGTTCTATTTATGCGCGAGATTATAGAGACTAATCCCAAGCTCCGTGTGTCCATGATCCAGAGGCTGATCGACATATTCTATCAGATCCGGGCATCCCGTGTCTGCTCCTGTGCTCTCTGGATCCTTGGAGAGTATTCCCTGTCTCTCTCTGAGGTTGAGAGTGCCATTTCCACCATCAAGCAATGCCTTGGGGATCTTCCATTCTACACTGTCTCTGAGGGAGGTGAGACAACTGATTCCTCTAAGCCATCCCAGCCAGCGGTGAACTCTGTCACTGTGTCTTCGAGGAGGCCTGCTGTTCTTGCAGATGGAACTTATGCCACACAGAGTGCTGCCACTGAGACTGCTATTTGGGCTCCTGCTTCAGCTCTTGGGTCGTTGGCTTCCAGCCAGAATCTCAGATCTCTCATTCTGTCTGGTGATTTCTTCTTGGCTGCTGTTGTTGCCTGTAACCtgaccaagcttgtgttgaggcTGGAGGAGATTCAGCCAGCAAAGGTTGAAGTAAACAAGGCTAGTACTGAAGCCTTGTTGATCATGGTGTCCATCTTGCAGTTGGGACAGTCATCTTACCTCCCGCACCCTATTGACAATGACTCGTATGATCGTATTGTTCTCTGTGTGAGGCTGCTTTGCAATACTGGTGATGATGTTAGGAAGGTCTGGTTGCAGTCTTGCCGCCAGAGCTTTGTCAACATGCTTGCTGAGAAGCAATGTAGGGAGACTGAGGAGATGAAGGCCAAGGCACAGATAACTTATGCCCAACCAGATGATCTTATTGATTTCTATCACCTAAAGAGCAGGAAG GGAATGAGCCAGCTTGAGCTGGAAGATGCAGTTCAAGATGATTTGAAGGCTGCAACCGGTCAATTTACTAAGGATGCAGATGATACCAACAAGCTAAATCGTATTCTTCAATTGACAGGATTCAGTGACCCTGTGTATGCCGAAGCATTTGTAACTGTCCATCATTATGATATTGTACTTGATGTTACAGTCATAAACCGAACAAAAGAAACACTCCAGAACTTATGCTTGGAGTTAGCAACAATGGGCGACCTAAAACTTGTTGACCGTCCTCAAAACTATACATTAGCTCCTGAATCAagcaagcaaattcgagccaatATCAAGGTCTCATCAACAGAGACTGGAGTCATATTTGGTaacatagtttatgaaacttcAAATGTGATGGAACGATCTGTGGTGGTCCTAAATGACATTCACATTGATATCATGGATTACATCTCACCTGCTACATGTGCTGATGTTGCATTCCGGAACATGTGGGCAGAATTTGAGTGGGAAAATAAG GTGGCGGTGAATACTGTGATTCAGGATGAGAAGGAATTCTTGAATCATATTATTAAGTCCACGAATATGAAGTGTCTAACACCACC ATCTGCACTCGATGGAGAATGTGGGTTCCTTGCTGCAAATCTCTATGCCAAGAGTGTGTTTGGTGAGGACGCTCTGGTGAATATCAGTGTTGAGAAGCAGGCtgatggcaagttgagtggctacaTCAGGATAAGAAGCAAGACCCAAGGAATCGCGCTCAGCTTAGGAGATAAGATCACCTTCAAACAGAAGGGAGGCAACAGCTAG